The Coleofasciculus chthonoplastes PCC 7420 region CCCAGCATTCTGTTGCGGGGGTATAACTTACGCAGTGCAGAAACATGGTTGAAGGTGGCAAACAAAAGAACCCTGAATCCACCAACACCGTTAATTGAAGAATTCATTGATGAAAGTTTACGACAACCGCCAGCTATATCTCTAGATGTATTTATTTCCTATTCCCGTACCGATGCCGATTTTGCCAGAAAACTGAATGATGAACTCCAACTACAGGGGAAACGGACGTGGTTTGACCAGGAAAGTATTGCATCGGGGGCGGATTTTGCTCAGGAGATTCATGGGGGAATTGAAGCCTGTGATAATTTCTTATTTATTCTCTCCCCTCGTTCCGTGAATTCACCCTATTGTGCGGCGGAGGTGGAGTATGCCGCTTCTTTGAATAAGCGCTTTGTCACCGTGCTGCATCAGCCCGTAAATTCAGAGGAACTGCATCCAGAGTTAGGGAAAGTGCAGTGGATTGATTTTAATCAGAATCAGCAAGAGTTTCAGGTCAATTTTCGACAATTAGTCAGAACCCTGGATACTGACCGAGAACATTTACACCAGCATACCAAATGGTCACAACGAGCGATTGAATGGCAGGAGAAAGGGAAGAATCCTGACTTGCTGTTGCGGGGGAGTGAATTGGCAGTCGCTCAGGCATGGTTGCAGGAGACTCAAGGGCAGAAGAAACAGCCAGGGGCGACGGAGTTACAGAAGGCATATATTGGTAAAAGTGGCGGGCATAAGCGTAGAAATCGGCTGGTATTAACCGGGGCAGTTGTTGGTGTAATCGGGCTAGTGACGGCTTTTTGGTTGAGGGCGGAAAGGATTGCTACTCTGGCGAAGCTGCGGGAAGATGCTGCTCGCGCTCAGTTGTTGATACCCATTGAGCCATTGGAAGCACTCACTTTAGCAATTCAGGCAACTGGTGAGAGCCAATCCTCGTTATTTACATCAAAGAACGTTCTCCCTCAAGTGCAGTCTAGTTTACGGGATGCGATCGGCGATGTCAGAGAACGGAATCGGCTCAAAGGACATCAGGATTGGGTCATCTCAGTGGCATTTAGCCCGGATGGTCAAACCATTGTCAGTGGTAGTTTGGACAAAACAATACGCCTGTGGCGCGGTGGCAATTGGCAGGATTGGCTCAATGTGGCGTGCAATAATTTAATCAATCATCCCATCTTCATCGCTCCGGCAACTTTGCTTGACGAGGACTCAGAAAAGTTTAACTGGGCTAAAGATGCTCGCTCTACCTGTCAAACCTCAGTCTGGAACAAAACGGAAAATGCCCAATTTCAGGTCAATCAAGGTCGAGCCATGGCGCGAGAGGGGGATATAGAAGGCGCTAATGCCAAATTCCAACAAGCCCAAAAACTGTCTGCCAAAATCAATCTTCCCACTTCAGAACAAGTTGCAGGATGGGCGGCTGAGGGTTTGATCAATCAGGGTAAGAAACAAGTAGAAGAGGGTAACGTCCAGGACGCTCTGGCTGCTTATGATAAAGCACAAAGGATCGATCCAACTTGGCAAATTTCTGCACAGTCTTGGAATACCCTTTGTCGGTACGGCAGTCTGCACAAAGAGGCGGCTACAGTTATGGATGCTTGTGAAAAGGCTGTAGCACTTGCGCCTAAAAATGGAAACTTTCGGAATAGTCGTGGGCTTGCCAGGGCGCTGACGGGGGACAACCAAGGAGCAATTGAGGATTTTCAGGCATTTATAGAGTGGGCTGATTCGGAGAGTTATGAGGAGGATATAAAACAACGGCAAGGCTGGATTGATGCCCTCAAGGCAGGGAAGAATCCTTTCACAGAGGAGGAGCTTGAAAATTTGTTAAGGTAAGAACCTGGACATAAATTATTGCCGCTGTACTAAGCCATAAATAAGGTGTAACACAGTTAATTTTGGGAATTAGCATGACATTAAGAAACGCTACGATAATTTGCAATTAGAGAGGACTAGAGCTATGAGCATTATCATCACTGACGAAATACTGACAGCAACCCGAATGACTGAAGCTGAAATGAGGCAAGAAATCGCGATCATGCTGTTTCAGAAGGAAAAGTTCACCCTTGCCCAAGCCAGTCGATTTGCTGGGATGCATCGCATTGCCTTTCAACACCTTCTCGCTAGTCGGCAAATCCCAGTGCATTACAGTGCAGAGGATTTTGAACAAGATATCCATAACTTACGGGAGATGGGCAGACTTTGATTATTGTTAGCGATACATCACCGATCAATAATCTCGCCGCGATCAATCAATTACATCTGCTACAACAACTTTATGAGATAGTCCTTATTCCCGGAGCTGTCTATCGAGAACTGACTGACCCCAATTTTCCGGTAGCAGGTGCAACTGAAGTACAATCCTTTGACTGGATTAAAACAGCTTCAATCAATGACCGTATAGTAGTTGAAGCACTCAGTAATGAACTAGATATTGGAGAGGCTGAAGCAATTGCTTTAGCACTGGAACTTAGAGCCGATCAAGTATTAATTGATGAACGTCGTGGTCGCCTGGTGGCTGCTTGATTAAATCTTAACTATACAGGAATTTTGGGTATCTTAGTTGAAGCCAAACAACAAGGACTCATCTCTACCGTGAAACCTTTACTGGATGCTCTCATAAACCAAGCTGGGTTTTGGGTTGACGCACACTTATATAACAAAGTTTTACAGCTTGTTGACGAACAATAGCATATTTTGCTACCCATCTAAAGCGGGACATTGAGACGAGGGAAGGGAACAGATAGTTCTCTAGCACTGTCCTGGTTTGAGTTGGTCGCCAAAAAGTTGATGTAAACTTTAAAGGTCGTGTTTCTCTATTGGTAACTACATCCACCCGCCTGATTAAATTTCTTACTCTAACGTTATGCGCTCTACCCTAAAGACGCCAACCTCGTCTCACGCTTGGCAGGATTTGCCCCTGGCGCAAGTGCCAGACTCTCTACAACTGGATAACATTAAAACCCAGTTGGATTTAATCTTGATGGCGCTGGAAGCCTTGGCGGGTATTGGTTCGGAAGCCATGCTACAAGCGGCGGCTGACTTAAATTTAGAGTCAGTGGTGTCCGATCGCGTCGGGTTATGGCGTCTGCGTCAGTCTAACCCCCAGCGTAAAAGTTCCGGGGGGCGCAAAAAATTGGATGTGGAAGAAGCGCGATCGCTGGTTTTGATTATTTGCCATTTAGCTAAACAGCATCAGGAACTCATCCGTCGGGCTGTAACCCTATTAGAACAAATGACCGAACAAAATAGTGAGCCCCATCGTACTGCTTTGTTAGGAGATTATCTGGATACATTTGTTAACACCTATCAGGAACGGATGGAGCAAGGAGACGAGGTATCCATGGATGTACTCAATCAACTGGCATTCAAATTACTCATTGATTTACTCTTCTACAGTGATTCTCATGGTCATCGGCGTCTCTGGTTAGCCTTATTGGGTTCAGCGTCTGCGTAGGGGCGGGTTTAGGGACTAATATTTATCGCTCTCCTTAGCTTGGCTGCAAAACCCGCCCTTTCTTTAATGGCAAGAATTATTTGACAAATGACCAATTACTATGCCCTTATCTAGCTCAGTTCTACGCCGCTATACGCCACCCACCTGCACTCTGGAAATCGTGGCAAAAACGTCACCCCTGTCGCGTTGGGTGGGGAAGTCTGTTGTTAAAGACTTACGGTTTGAATTACATTTTGATGATCCGCGACAGCCTGACGAAAAGCTAGTGACGATAAAAGGCGATCGCACAGAACTGGATGTCTTATATGAGGCAGTAAGTCACTACGTCCAAAACTTCCTCAACACCTCTCCCCAACCCTTATCCTGGACTAATCTAACCTCTTCTGTACAACCTGATAATCCAAGTGAATTTGAATCTAATATCCCAGAACCCGCCTCTCCTATTTCATTAGTTACCTCTGATCAACCCCAAGACAATCAAGAGTCGAAGCTACCATCCACAAAATTACAACCTTTAAAACAGTGGGCAATTCCATTAGGTATTACGCTACAACCCAAAGGGTTAGTCACCCATGAATTAATTCTGGGTCAACTCGCAAACGAAGACTCTGGATCAGTTGTTTACTTAAGTGTCCTCCAACTGTTCGACTTAGCCACCGCTTTAGATGATTATGCCGCAGAAATTTTAGCCTTACCCAATCTGAATCGCGCTGGTAAAGCCAAAGTTTTACCCCTGTGGACAAAAGCCGCCGCCGCCGTTGTGTTAGCCGTAGGAGTAACGACGGCGGGTGTGAGATGGTTCAATCAATCCCAATTAACTCAGGAAACCGCAAGCCTCAGTTCAGCCTCAGATTCAGCCGAAGAAGTTCCCTCCAACCTGGCTCAAGAACTGCCCACACCAACACCATCCCCCTTACCTTCGCCACCTTCGCCAATTCCGACGCCAACGGTACCACCCTCGTTAGCCAACGCGCCCACAGTACCTCCCCCCAAACCCGTTAAACCCCCAGCACCATCGACTCGGAGTTCATCACCAGCACCAGCACCCCAACGTCGAGAGATTGCCATCACGCCTCCACCCCAGCGCCCTCCGGCTCAACCTGCGCCAAGTACACCAGCCTCTCCGTCAACTTCACTCCCTACCCAGCCTAGTCGCCCTCCAGCGCCGCCTCCTAGCACTACCCAAGGTTCATCTCGTCCTCAAGCGCAAACAACACCCCCACCTCTACCCATATTTCCTCCTCTCGATGTCACTCCGGCTACACCTGAACGCCCAGAATCGACAAATCGTCTGCCCGTTATCACCCGTCGTCCTTCTCCCTCAACAGATACAGAGCCAAACACGTTGGGTAATAATGATGCAGCCACAGGTAGACTCTTTGATACGATTCCCCAAGTCGCACAGGCGAGAAACTATCTGCAACAGCGATGGCAACCGCCAGAGGACTTGACAAAAGTGCTAGAGTATCAGCTATTTATTGCGCCAGATGGTTCCATTGAACGGATTATTCCTCTGGGACAAGCCTCACAAGTTCACATTGAAAAAACTGGTATTCCGTTAGTAGGTAAACCCTTTGTTTCACCCATTCAAGGAGACAAGAATCCCACAATTCGGGTTGTCCTGAATCCGGATGGTCAAGTTGAGACATTTTTGGAGGAGATGCAATGAAAGAATGGATTGGGGGAAAACCAACTTTACCCCCACCGGAAGAATCGCGATCGCCCATCAAGGCGTATACTATGGGGAATTGGGAAGTGGAAGACCCTAAACCGGAGAATTCCCTGATTCCCATTGCCCACTACCTAAACTACAATGCGCGTTTTACTCCTCTATCCCCAGTTTCCCAAATCCTTCTGGTCTTTTGACAAAGCCATCGAACTGGTTGGACGCAAGGTAACTCTGCCACCCTTGGGTATGATTACAGTGGCAGCGATCTTGCCTCAGACGTGGGAATTTCGTTTGGTAGACCGGAATGCAAGGTTAGAAACTCAAGCCGATTGGGATTGGGCAGATTTAGTCATTGTCTCCGGGATGATTGTGCAGAAACCTGATTTGCTGCACATCATTCGGGAAGCCAAGCAGCGCGGGAAGACAGTTGCAGCCGGAGGTCCCTATTTTACCTCTGTACCCGAGACAGCATTACAAGCGGGGGTCGATTTTCTAATTTTGGATGAGGGAGAAATTACCTTACCCAAATTTGTCGAAGCGCTAGAACGAGGAGAAACCTCTGGTGTACTCCGTTCTGATGGAGAAAAGCCGGATGTCACCAATACCCCGATTCCTCGCTATGACTTACTGAATTTAAGTGACTACAGTGATATGTCGGTACAGTTTTCTAGAGGCTGTCCGTTTCAGTGTGAGTTTTGTGACATTATTGTCCTGTATGGGCGCAAGCCGCGCACGAAAAGCCCAGAACAACTACTCGCCGAATTACAACGACTCTATGACTTGGGGTGGCGGCGTTCGATTTTCCTAGTGGATGATAATTTTATTGGCAATAAGCGGAACGTCAAGCTATTACTGCGAGAAATGGGTCCCTGGATGGCGGAACGCGGCTATCCGTTCCGCTTAAGCACAGAAGCTTCCGTCGATTTGGCACAGGATCAGGAATTGCTGAATCTGATGATAGCGGCTAACTTTACGGGTGTGTTTTTGGGAATTGAAACACCGGATACGGAGAGTTTATCCCTGACTCAAAAATTCCAGAATACTCGCAACTCCCTGATGGAAGCCGTACAAACGATAAATAAGACTGGACTGCGGGTGATGGCAGGCTTTATTATTGGCTTTGATGGGGAAAAACCCGGAGCAGGCGATCGCATCATCGAGTTTGTAGAAGCCACAGCGATTCCTCAAGCCATGGTAAGTATGCTGCAGGCGTTACCCAATACGGCGTTATGGCATCGACTTAAGCGAGAGGAGCGTCTGTTAGAAGAAGATAAGGAAGCCAATATTCACCAAGGAACCCTAATTAATTTTATCCCCACTCGTCCTGTCGAAGAACTGGCTCGCGAATATGTCAGTTGTTTCTGGGAACTGTATGAACCTCACCGCTATTTGGGGCGTGTGCATCGCCATTTCCTCCAGATGCAACCCACGCCGCACAAACGTAAATTCAAGATACCAGATTGGACAACTCTGCGGGCGCTATTAATTATTATGTGGCGACAGGGAGTCAAGCGTTACACTCGGTTCCAATTTTGGCGTCAATTATTCTCAATTTTACGGAAAAATCCCCGCATTTTTGAGCGTTATATCGTCAATTGCGCTCATCTAGAACATTTTCTGGAGTACCGTCAAATTGTTCGGGATAATATTGAAGCACAATTAGCGGAGTATTTAGCCGAAAAAGCCAAGCTTTCTGCTGAAGTGAGACCAAAAGAATTAGTCAGCTAGATTAATTACTGACGTGGTATAGCTAAAATTGTAGATTAGATTTGGCGATTGAATCGGGCGCACGTCTGTCATTGGTGTCAACTAAACCCCTCACCCC contains the following coding sequences:
- a CDS encoding WD40 repeat domain-containing protein, which translates into the protein MQSSLRDAIGDVRERNRLKGHQDWVISVAFSPDGQTIVSGSLDKTIRLWRGGNWQDWLNVACNNLINHPIFIAPATLLDEDSEKFNWAKDARSTCQTSVWNKTENAQFQVNQGRAMAREGDIEGANAKFQQAQKLSAKINLPTSEQVAGWAAEGLINQGKKQVEEGNVQDALAAYDKAQRIDPTWQISAQSWNTLCRYGSLHKEAATVMDACEKAVALAPKNGNFRNSRGLARALTGDNQGAIEDFQAFIEWADSESYEEDIKQRQGWIDALKAGKNPFTEEELENLLR
- a CDS encoding UPF0175 family protein → MSIIITDEILTATRMTEAEMRQEIAIMLFQKEKFTLAQASRFAGMHRIAFQHLLASRQIPVHYSAEDFEQDIHNLREMGRL
- a CDS encoding DUF3038 domain-containing protein, coding for MRSTLKTPTSSHAWQDLPLAQVPDSLQLDNIKTQLDLILMALEALAGIGSEAMLQAAADLNLESVVSDRVGLWRLRQSNPQRKSSGGRKKLDVEEARSLVLIICHLAKQHQELIRRAVTLLEQMTEQNSEPHRTALLGDYLDTFVNTYQERMEQGDEVSMDVLNQLAFKLLIDLLFYSDSHGHRRLWLALLGSASA
- a CDS encoding DUF4335 domain-containing protein: MPLSSSVLRRYTPPTCTLEIVAKTSPLSRWVGKSVVKDLRFELHFDDPRQPDEKLVTIKGDRTELDVLYEAVSHYVQNFLNTSPQPLSWTNLTSSVQPDNPSEFESNIPEPASPISLVTSDQPQDNQESKLPSTKLQPLKQWAIPLGITLQPKGLVTHELILGQLANEDSGSVVYLSVLQLFDLATALDDYAAEILALPNLNRAGKAKVLPLWTKAAAAVVLAVGVTTAGVRWFNQSQLTQETASLSSASDSAEEVPSNLAQELPTPTPSPLPSPPSPIPTPTVPPSLANAPTVPPPKPVKPPAPSTRSSSPAPAPQRREIAITPPPQRPPAQPAPSTPASPSTSLPTQPSRPPAPPPSTTQGSSRPQAQTTPPPLPIFPPLDVTPATPERPESTNRLPVITRRPSPSTDTEPNTLGNNDAATGRLFDTIPQVAQARNYLQQRWQPPEDLTKVLEYQLFIAPDGSIERIIPLGQASQVHIEKTGIPLVGKPFVSPIQGDKNPTIRVVLNPDGQVETFLEEMQ
- a CDS encoding B12-binding domain-containing radical SAM protein; protein product: MRVLLLYPQFPKSFWSFDKAIELVGRKVTLPPLGMITVAAILPQTWEFRLVDRNARLETQADWDWADLVIVSGMIVQKPDLLHIIREAKQRGKTVAAGGPYFTSVPETALQAGVDFLILDEGEITLPKFVEALERGETSGVLRSDGEKPDVTNTPIPRYDLLNLSDYSDMSVQFSRGCPFQCEFCDIIVLYGRKPRTKSPEQLLAELQRLYDLGWRRSIFLVDDNFIGNKRNVKLLLREMGPWMAERGYPFRLSTEASVDLAQDQELLNLMIAANFTGVFLGIETPDTESLSLTQKFQNTRNSLMEAVQTINKTGLRVMAGFIIGFDGEKPGAGDRIIEFVEATAIPQAMVSMLQALPNTALWHRLKREERLLEEDKEANIHQGTLINFIPTRPVEELAREYVSCFWELYEPHRYLGRVHRHFLQMQPTPHKRKFKIPDWTTLRALLIIMWRQGVKRYTRFQFWRQLFSILRKNPRIFERYIVNCAHLEHFLEYRQIVRDNIEAQLAEYLAEKAKLSAEVRPKELVS